In Chiroxiphia lanceolata isolate bChiLan1 chromosome 2, bChiLan1.pri, whole genome shotgun sequence, a single genomic region encodes these proteins:
- the TOMM70 gene encoding mitochondrial import receptor subunit TOM70: MAASKPVEPAGGGGPTGLSRWQLALVLGAPILLGAGAIYLWGRRAARRGKGASERKTPEGRASPGPGGDGGSGQPDGPGHEEMSPLGRAQAAKNKGNKYFKAGKYESAIQCYTEAISLCPPEKNLDLSTFYQNRAAAYEQLQKWTEVAQDCTKAVELNPKYVKALFRRAKAHEKLDNKKECLEDVTAVCILEAFQNQQSMLLADKVLKLLGKEKAKEKYKNREPLMPSPQFIKSYFSSFTDDIISQPLLKGEKSDEDKDKEGEASEVKENSGYLRAKQYMEEENYDKIISESTKEIEAKGKYMAEALLLRATFYLLIGNASAAKPDLDQVISMEDANVKLRANALIKRGSMYMQQQQPVLSTQDFNMAADIDPQNADVYHHRGQLKILLDQIEEAVEDFDECIRLRPNSALAQAQKCFALYRQAYTGSNALTVQAAMKGFEDVIKKFPKCAEGYALYAQALTDQQQFGKADEMYDKCIDLEPDNATTYVHKGLLQLQWKQDLDKGLELISKAIEIDNKCDFAYETMGTIEVQRGNLDKAIEMFNKAINLAKSEMEMAHLYSLCDAAYAQTEVAKKYGLKPPTL, translated from the exons ATGGCCGCCTCGAAGCCCGTGGAgccggcgggcggcggcggccccaCGGGGCTGTCCCGCTGGCAGCTGGCGCTGGTGCTGGGCGCGCCCATCCTGCTGGGCGCCGGAGCCATCTACCTgtgggggcggcgggcggcgcggcgcgggAAGGGCGCGAGCGAGAGGAAGACCCCCGAGGGGCGGGCGAGCCCCGGGCCCGGCGGCGATGGAGGCTCCGGGCAGCCCGACGGGCCCGGGCACGAGGAGATG agcCCTCTTGGTAGAGCCCAAGCAGCCaagaacaaaggaaacaagtactttaaagcaggaaaatatgAGTCAGCTATTCAGTGTTATACTGAGGCTATCAGCCTGTGCCCTCCTGAGAAAAACCTTGATCTTTCTACCTTCTATCAAAATAGAGCTGCTGCCTATGAACAACTG CAAAAATGGACAGAAGTGGCACAAGATTGCACAAAGGCCGTTGAGCTTAATCCTAAATATGTAAAAGCTCTCTTCAGGCGTGCAAAGGCTCATGAGAAGCTAGACAATAAGAAGGAATGTTTAGAAG ATGTCACTGCAGTCTGCATTTTAGAAGCCTTCCAAAACCAGCAAAGTATGTTATTAGCTGATAAAGTTCTTAAActcctgggaaaagaaaaggccaAAGAGAAATACAAG aATCGTGAGCCTCTGATGCCCTCACCACAGTTCATTAAATCCTACTTCAGTTCTTTCACAGATGATATAATCTCCCAACCTTTGCTTAAGGGTGAGAAATCAGATGAAGATAAGGATAAGGAGGGAGAAGCTTCCGAAGTAAAAGAGAA CTCTGGCTACTTGAGAGCAAAACAATATATGGAAGAAGAGAACTATGACAAAATCATCAGTGAAAGCACAAAAGAAATtgaagcaaagggaaaatacaTGGCAGAAGCTTTGCTCCTGAGAGCTACTTTCTACTTACTTATTGGCAATGCAAGTGCTGCCAAACCAGACCTAGATCAGGTCATCAGCATGGAAGATGCAAATGTGAAG CTCCGAGCTAATGCCCTGATCAAACGAGGCAGTATGTatatgcagcagcagcagcctgtgctgtccACACAAGACTTTAACATGGCTGCTGATATTGATCCTCAGAATGCAGATGTTTACCACCATCGAGGACAa CTGAAAATCCTGCTTGACCAAATAGAGGAGGCTGTGGAAGACTTTGATGAATGTATCCGGTTGCGACCCAATTCTGCCTTGGCTcaagcacagaaatgttttgctcTG TATCGCCAAGCTTATACAGGAAGTAATGCTTTGACTGTGCAAGCAGCCATGAAAGGCTTTGAAGATGTCATTAAAAAATTTCCAAAGTGTGCTGAAGGCTATGCACTCTATGCTCAG GCACTAACTGATCAACAGCAGTTTGGCAAGGCTGATGAAATGTATGATAAATGCATTGACCTTGAGCCAGACAATGCTACTACATATGTTCATAAAGG tTTACTTCAGCTCCAGTGGAAGCAAGACTTAGACAAAGGGTTAGAACTCATAAGCAAGGCCATTGAGATTGATAACAAATGTGATTTTGCATATGAAACCATGGGAACGATTGAAGTGCAAAG aggTAATCTGGATAAAGCCATTGAAATGTTCAACAAAGCTATCAACCTGGCCAAATCCGAAATGGAGATGGCCCACCTCTACTCCCTCTGTGATGCTGCCTATGCCCAGACAGAAGTTGCAAAGAAGTATGGATTGAAACCACCAACACTGTAA
- the NIT2 gene encoding omega-amidase NIT2 isoform X2, protein MRAASGAMASFRLALIQLHVSAVKSDNLQRACGLVREASAQGAKVVALPECFNSPYGTQYFKEYAEKIPGESTQKLSEVAKECSIYLIGGSIPEEDGGKLYNTCTVFGPDGAMLAKHRKVHLFDINVPGKIQFKESETLSPGNSFSMFDTPYCKVGLGICYDMRFAEMAQIYGQKGCQLLIYPGAFNLTTGPAHWELLQRGRAVDNQVYVATISPARDEKASYVAWGHSTVVNPWGEVIAKAGAEETVVYTDIDLKKLAEIRQQIPILSQKRCDLYGVEMKK, encoded by the exons ATGCGGGCGGCGAGCGGAGCCATGGCGT CCTTCCGCCTCGCTCTTATTCAGCTTCACGTATCTGCTGTTAAATCAGATAATCTTCAACGAGCCTGTGGACTGGTTAGAGAAGCATCAGCTCAAGGAGCAAAAGTTGTGGCTCTACCT GAATGTTTTAATTCTCCATATGGAACCCAATACTTTAAGGAGTATGCAGAGAAGATCCCTGGGGAATCGACACAAAAGCTCTCAGAAGTTGCAAAGGAGTGCAGCATATATCTCATTGGAG GATCCATTCCAGAAGAGGATGGTGGAAAGCTGTATAATACATGTACTGTCTTTGGGCCTGATGGTGCTATGCTGGCAAAGCATAGGAAG GTTCATTTGTTTGACATTAATGTTCCTGGGAAGATACAGTTCAAAGAGTCTGAAACACTGAGTCCAGGGAATAGTTTCTCCATGTTTGACACAC CATACTGTAAAGTGGGCCTGGGTATCTGCTATGACATGAGATTTGCTGAGATGGCTCAAATCTACGGCCAGAAAG GTTGCCAGCTGCTGATATATCCAGGGGCTTTTAACCTGACAACAGGACCAGCTCACTGGGAACTCTTACAGAGGGGACG TGCTGTTGATAACCAAGTCTACGTAGCTACCATATCTCCTGCTAGAGATGAAAAAGCATCCTATGTTGCCTGGGGACACAGCACTGTAGTAAATCCGTG GGGTGAAGTCATAGCCAAAGCTGGGGCTGAGGAAACAGTTGTATACACAGATATAG ATCTGAAGAAACTTGCGGAAATACGTCAACAAATTCCTATTTTAAGCCAGAAGCGTTGTGACCTCTATGGTGTAGAGATGAAAAAGTGA
- the NIT2 gene encoding omega-amidase NIT2 isoform X1 yields MTSFQSRGVLCGLAFRLALIQLHVSAVKSDNLQRACGLVREASAQGAKVVALPECFNSPYGTQYFKEYAEKIPGESTQKLSEVAKECSIYLIGGSIPEEDGGKLYNTCTVFGPDGAMLAKHRKVHLFDINVPGKIQFKESETLSPGNSFSMFDTPYCKVGLGICYDMRFAEMAQIYGQKGCQLLIYPGAFNLTTGPAHWELLQRGRAVDNQVYVATISPARDEKASYVAWGHSTVVNPWGEVIAKAGAEETVVYTDIDLKKLAEIRQQIPILSQKRCDLYGVEMKK; encoded by the exons ATGACCtctttccagagcagaggggtacTTTGTGGTTTGG CCTTCCGCCTCGCTCTTATTCAGCTTCACGTATCTGCTGTTAAATCAGATAATCTTCAACGAGCCTGTGGACTGGTTAGAGAAGCATCAGCTCAAGGAGCAAAAGTTGTGGCTCTACCT GAATGTTTTAATTCTCCATATGGAACCCAATACTTTAAGGAGTATGCAGAGAAGATCCCTGGGGAATCGACACAAAAGCTCTCAGAAGTTGCAAAGGAGTGCAGCATATATCTCATTGGAG GATCCATTCCAGAAGAGGATGGTGGAAAGCTGTATAATACATGTACTGTCTTTGGGCCTGATGGTGCTATGCTGGCAAAGCATAGGAAG GTTCATTTGTTTGACATTAATGTTCCTGGGAAGATACAGTTCAAAGAGTCTGAAACACTGAGTCCAGGGAATAGTTTCTCCATGTTTGACACAC CATACTGTAAAGTGGGCCTGGGTATCTGCTATGACATGAGATTTGCTGAGATGGCTCAAATCTACGGCCAGAAAG GTTGCCAGCTGCTGATATATCCAGGGGCTTTTAACCTGACAACAGGACCAGCTCACTGGGAACTCTTACAGAGGGGACG TGCTGTTGATAACCAAGTCTACGTAGCTACCATATCTCCTGCTAGAGATGAAAAAGCATCCTATGTTGCCTGGGGACACAGCACTGTAGTAAATCCGTG GGGTGAAGTCATAGCCAAAGCTGGGGCTGAGGAAACAGTTGTATACACAGATATAG ATCTGAAGAAACTTGCGGAAATACGTCAACAAATTCCTATTTTAAGCCAGAAGCGTTGTGACCTCTATGGTGTAGAGATGAAAAAGTGA